The region TATCATCACCACATCGGCATCAATCACTTTTGCCATAGCCTGAATAGAACTATGCGCCCCGTGAGACGTGAGCATCAAAGCTTTTTTTCCTACATTCTGGCTATCGCGGGCACGCCACGCTTCTCGCGCCGCCACCATTGCTGATAGATTTGCCGCCGTACCACCACTGGTAAAAACGCCAAAAGCACCTTCTGGCAGGCCTGTTAACGAAACCAGCCATTTCATCGCCTGGTTTTCACAAAAAATTCCGCCGGCACCTTCCATCCAGTACGCACCGTGAATACTGGAAGCCGAAGTCACTAAATCGAACATAATCGCAGCCCGGGTTGGTGCTGCGGGTACAAAGGCCAAATGCCTTGGGTGATCTATTGGCACCGTGGCTTTTACCAAAACATCACGAAAAAGCTGGAAAGCGTTCTCGCCGCCAATCCCCTCTGGGGTAACGGTTTCACCAACAATTCTAAATAATTCTTCTTCTTTTTTTGGGGCTCCCATTTCGGGAGTAATATTAGAGATACGGTCTATGGCATATTTCATAACGTCTAGCGTCATTTCTACCAGGTCCATATCTATGGTGTGCATTTTATTCTTTTCCAAAAGTCAAAATTTTAAATTCCGCTTGTAGCGGGTCTAATTCTTTTAATAATACTGAAATCAATTCGGAGCCGTATTCTGTATAAATTTCCGAAAAATTGGTTTGGCGTTCCTGTAAACCTTTATTCGGAAAGAGTTCATTTTGAAGCTCTGCAATTCTACTTACCTCATCTTCCAGTTTTCGTTTTTGTGCTTTTAAAAGACGTTTTTCGAGATTATCGAGTCCTTTTAATTGTTTTACTTCCTGGGCTTTTACTGCGCCAAGAAAAGATTTATCGGTTTTCTCTGCCAGGTCATACATCTGATGAAATTGCTCCACCAAATGTTCTTTCTGTTCAGAAAAATCAATATCTATATTTGAAATTTGCCGCACTTTTCTATTAATAAGTTCGTGCTGCTTTAGAAATAATTCTTTGTGTGATATATTTAGTTTCCTACGCTTCTCATCTAATTTTTCTGACTGAATTAAAGCAGAATTCCGAAGTAATAAAACCGGAAAAACAACATTTTCAGCCTTAAAATAATCTTTTAACTCCAGCCAGTAGGCAATTTCTCCTCCCCCGCCAATATAACAAAGATTAGGTAAAATCACTTCCTGGTATAAAGGCCGAAGCATCACATTTGGACTAAATCTTTCCGGAAATTCTTTTAATTCCTTCAGAATTTCCTTCTTGCTGAATTTAATTTCGGTTTCGTGTACAAAATACTCACCATCTCTCTCAATAATACGTTCCCGCAAACCATTATTCAAATAAAACAGGTTGATTTCTCTAGGATTCACTTGTACATTATACCCAAGCTCATTTAGTTTTTCGGTAGTTTGCGTGGTAGTTTTATGCGAAATTTGCTCTAAAAGTTCATTTTCAGCATAAGGGATAAAAAGTTTTTTGAGTTCTTTTTGCTGCGCATCTAATATCACCAAACCTTCTTCCTTAAAAAGTTCGTTGGCGAGATATAAAGTTGCATCGGTAAGATTATCGTGCTGCAGGTAAGATTTTTTAAACAATTCCTTTAAATAATCGGCATCTTTTCCGCCTCCTATTTCAGCTGAAAAAAGCTTAAAAACTTCTTCCAGGCCTTCGGTAGATAAATTTCCAACCGCATCATTTTCGGCATTTTTGGGAGCATTGGCCCACTGAAACTTTTTTCCGTTTAAATTAAAGAAATTGATCTCCTCAAAATCGTGATCTTCGGTGGCCATCCAATACACCGGTACAAAATTATTTTCAGGATATTTTTGTTTTAATTTTCGGGTAAGATTAATTGTGGAAACAATTTTATATAAAAAATAAAGAGGTCCGGTAAATAAGTTCAATTGATGCCCGGTTACCACGGTAAAGGTTTTTTCCTCTTGCAGCGCTTCAATATTGCTTTGCGTAGCTTCTGAAACTTCCAACCCGGAATATTGCTCTTTTAAAGCTTTTACCAGAATCGCCCTGTTTTCTTTAGGAAAGGACGACTTCTCCTCTATTTGCGCCCTAAAGTTCTCCAGGTTTGGAAAGCGATTATAAAAAGTTTTTAGCTCCTCTTTTTCATCGAGATAATCTAAAATAAGCTCGGTAAAATAATTAGTTTCTTTGTACGGAATACACTCGGTTGGCATTAGCAATTTTTTGGATGGTAAAGATACCGAAGTTAAGAATTTTATTCACTAATTTTTAGTTAATTTGGCGTTAGATACTATATTTACTCGTAGTAGTGGTTTATACTTCCACGTCATGCTGAACTAGTTTCAGCATCTAACATATTTTAAATCCAGACCCTGAAATAAATTCAGGGTGACGTAATTAGAAATCAGGATTCTTATTCAACATTTAAAATCAATCAATGAAATCAACTTTACTTTTTGTCACCTTTCTTTTTTTAGGTTTACAAATCAATGCACAATTACAAAGTCCGGAAGAATTTCTGGGTTATGAAATTGGCGAACAATTCTCCCGTCACGCCGATGTGGTAAATTATTTTGAACAGGTAGCCAAAAATTCTCCTTTGGTGCAATACCATACCTACGGAAAAACCAATGAACGCCGCCCGCTTACCTACGCGGTGATTTCTTCGGAAGAAAATTTGCGAAACCTGGAAGAAATTAGAAATAATCATCTTGGCAACACCGGTATTGCAGAAGCTGAAGCCAAAGCCGATAAAGCTATTGTTTGGTTAAGCTATAATGTTCACGGCA is a window of Salegentibacter salegens DNA encoding:
- the bshC gene encoding bacillithiol biosynthesis cysteine-adding enzyme BshC — encoded protein: MPTECIPYKETNYFTELILDYLDEKEELKTFYNRFPNLENFRAQIEEKSSFPKENRAILVKALKEQYSGLEVSEATQSNIEALQEEKTFTVVTGHQLNLFTGPLYFLYKIVSTINLTRKLKQKYPENNFVPVYWMATEDHDFEEINFFNLNGKKFQWANAPKNAENDAVGNLSTEGLEEVFKLFSAEIGGGKDADYLKELFKKSYLQHDNLTDATLYLANELFKEEGLVILDAQQKELKKLFIPYAENELLEQISHKTTTQTTEKLNELGYNVQVNPREINLFYLNNGLRERIIERDGEYFVHETEIKFSKKEILKELKEFPERFSPNVMLRPLYQEVILPNLCYIGGGGEIAYWLELKDYFKAENVVFPVLLLRNSALIQSEKLDEKRRKLNISHKELFLKQHELINRKVRQISNIDIDFSEQKEHLVEQFHQMYDLAEKTDKSFLGAVKAQEVKQLKGLDNLEKRLLKAQKRKLEDEVSRIAELQNELFPNKGLQERQTNFSEIYTEYGSELISVLLKELDPLQAEFKILTFGKE